A segment of the Suncus etruscus isolate mSunEtr1 chromosome 19, mSunEtr1.pri.cur, whole genome shotgun sequence genome:
GTGCAATGAAGGCTCAGACTTCAGGTTGGACAAGGGACCCATGTGGCTGCATCTTCTAACAGTCCAGACAGATACTTGGAATTGTTGTGTGAAAAGTCCTGATTGTTTCACTGTTCACATCATTTTAAGTAAATCTAAGAGCACTGAGGCCTGGTGTGCATTGGATAGAGCCTGAGTGTGGGGTAGCAGGGTCAGAATCATGGCTCTGCATCTGGGATCTGAGCTGCAATCTTATCTCTGCTTCTCTCTGGGCTCCCTGGCAGGAACGCTTTACAAGATGGCAAGATGTAGCAAGAACCTGGCTGGCGGACTTGGTGAACACTTACTGAATGGATGCAAAGCAAGGAAGACATAAGCACTGAGACATGAGCACTAGTTGATGACCGGTGACTCTCTGTGAATCATGGAGTGTGACAGTATGAAGTCAGATCAGGCAGGAGCCTGAAACTGGGCAGCCCATGTGAACTTCCTGTAGCCCACAGCTATTCCCGTTGTCTCTGAGGAATCCCAGGAAGTATATAGGGCTTCACAAACAGGGCCAAGTTTTTGTTTCAATTGCCATATTTCTGTCTGTCTTCCTCATTGGTTGAGCAACTACTTGAGAGAGGGGATCTTGTGTTACTCTTCCCTTTATGGGAACTTTTGATAGGAGAGACGTCTGATAAACATTTGCAACAATAATATGTTCCTGGCTTGGTTTTGAGGGAACCTATGCTTAGGATAGTTTTATTTCCTGTAATTAAGATGTTTGCAGCATAGAAGAATGTGCACAGCAGAGAAATGACAAAAGTAGGAGATGTGAAATGGATAAAGAGGTCCAGTGGAGAGTGCCGCCTCCAGAGTCAGCTCAGGGACTTTAAGGGAGTGCTTCTGCCCCCGTGTGGACACTCTTTCTTAGCACAGCCTGTAGCACATCTTGCTTGGGTCTGGATCTCAGTATttttgttcataatatatttttacacTTGGAATAACGAACTGATACCTTACAGGAATTTTTCATATgtgtattataaattataaaatttaatatattaaaatttgaaacttataaaatatttattgattcataTACAATAGCATGAAGATACACATGACATGACCGCATgtaaaaagagataaaacaatttttattcttgAGAAAATGTAGAGTGAAAtaacttttacattttaaaatgtaatatatattaaattatatacttatatataattaaatatatatttatatataatatataattatatataattaaatatataatattaatatattaaatatatattaaataatattaaaataatatagcttAATTATTGTACTTGTCTTTATTTAGTGTCCTAGCAATGAGCTTCTTTGttgacaatttaaaataaatccatCTTGCACCAATAAATAATTGTGGAGAGTTATATAGCTATAGCTTTTCAAAATTATAGTAGCAAATATTCTTCATGGCTAAGATACCAAAACCTCCACTTGGAAATCTTCTAATGGTAAATTGCAACATAGAGTGTGAAGGAATTTGACTACAGCTTTTATACTTGTTACAGTAGAAGCTAAGGGTCTATAAAGATATTTCGAGACTAATGCCTTCCACCAAGTGCAAACAGGCCCTTCTTCCCAAacttccctcagcctccttctgggttccagcgCCATTACTAATAGCCTGCCCTTTTGGGCTACCCAGGTTTGTGTCTGAGAGGGAATAGGGAACCCCATGTCTTAATCCCTTCTACCAAATACAAACAGAACTGTCTTTGGGGGGCTTTTCTCAGCCTCTTACTGGGTACCAGAGCCATTGCTGATTCCTTGACACCTGGGGACAGTCAGTTCTATGCCTTGGTGACAACAGGGAAACTCCCATCCTAATCCCCTCCATCAAGTTTGAACGGGCCCTTCTTCCAGCCTCTCTCAGTCTCCTACTGGGATCCAGTGCCATTACTGAACCTCCCCTTCCCATCAGCCCTACTTTTTCCAAACCAaactcatttcaatttatatcatagagttGCTGACAGATTGGATCTGAACAGCTTTCTCATATCAGATCaaactgcattcaacctcaagaaagtacttagaggcAAAGATGATCACTACTTGTTGATCAGAGGAAAAACAGAGCAAGAACtgctaactctgatcaacatctatgcaccaaatgtagacccAGAAAAacatgtaaggcttttgctcataAACTTAGAGAAATATATGGATGGGATCATGAaggtagtgggagatttcaacactctATTATAACCGCTAGACAGATCCACTCAGTGGAACAATAGCAAAGGCATATGGGCTCTAAATGAAAAGCTAGatgaactaggactaatggatgTATTACAGAGCAGTTCATCCTCAAAAAgtggaatacacattcttctcaagtgtgcATAGaactttctccaggatagaccacattctaGGACAAAAGTCTAACCTATATAAAGTCACAAATAGAAAATTATGCCAACcatcctatcagaccacaatgccacagagatcaagattggcTGTAAAAAAGAAGGTATGGAAaaacctggagactaaacaacatgctgctcaacagcagctggatcaaagagaaaataaaagaagaaataaagagatttcttgaaactgatgataatgaagaaacaaattgccaaaatataTGAGACACCATAAAagtagtaattagggggaaactcataccaatacaggcctacattaggaaaaaagaaaatggcaaaatcaacaacctaaggAGACATCTTAAACATCTGGAAAACCAACTGCAAAGGagcccaaacacaagcagaagaaaataagtaataaaaaccagagcagaaatcaacaatcgagaagcaaagaaaacaatacatagctataatttttaattcttaattttactatgtctataataacttcttgatctttttgtccacgTGAGTACTtgaagatataggttggtcatcCTTGtttcacattgcaatgctatactatattagactcagaagacagtgctcattaagatgtcatgacaaaaattctaatctattcattttctatttgattatgcctgctaatagagtctaatgcttatgtccactgataacaataaaatatgcaactgcatgccataaactcttgctacagagctcattcattatgttattacaatttgttttcaattttaggtagtttaccattataccatagtgctcatgatttaattttttgcttttagaaaaggaaacTGGATGCTCAAGATCCTCTGGTTATTTTTCATGGTGTAGATTCCTCTTACAGTACTCATTACCTTATCGCTtatttttctagacttgaaaattatgattgtttttaagaatgctctatacacaatctaatccaCAAAGCCTTTCTTTAGTAAAGTTTACCTTCACCAATGATGATTGacctagaaaatagaaaagctttccatctgacttgccagctttataatttttaagcgctctgacccattccacctgggtcagcttttcaactgtaagcCATGGATCTATCCTCAGTATGTCTatttgcttgtgtgtgtgagtgtatgtgttggccacctcaatgtctaatgtccatctgtaatatacataatgtctatgttgtatattgacCTTCCCCCTTCTACATGTAactcctcttccccccccccccaccttggcttaccaccttacaaattcttttctagtccttcactctctcagccctgatctgttatttcccctcatttaaccctttttacgtaacctcagttcttaactcctcagtaACTGGAACGTTCCCCTGACCCCAGCCATCTGCCAACCAGCCCCCCAAACgaaaaagacagattcccagcccACCTTGCCACAGCCCAAGCAGGATGCAGAGTCCCCCATTTGGATCACCTACCGACTCATCCTACTTGCCAAAGAGGTCCCCAAGAGTCTGCGACTGCAActtcaaagagaaaatgaaacagaGAGATGAGCGGGCTGTCCTGCAAGGTTCAGAAGTTAAGCCTGACCAGAGACCAGCAACCACTTAACACCATCACAAGTCCAAAACAACCACCTGCCCGTTCCACTTGGAGACAGATGACAGAGCTGGTAGCAGAGGCCAAACGCATAGTGACTGCAACTGATAAACTGTTAACTTTATTGCTGTTAACCATTTCACCCTATAGTCACCTGGGGCTTATGCTTTTACTACTGGAATCAGACAGGTCTATTGGGCTTATCTACTCAATCCTCCTTTTTTTCCATCCAGTAGCCTGGACAGACAAAGAGCATATCAAAGTGTTTACTAATAATTCTAATGTCTTAGGGCTTCTCAGTAATATCAAACTGTCCCCGAGAATGCTCGCTAGGACTAGCTATATAGGCCTAGCTAGTGACGTAcccaggtgttttgttttttgttttgttttacaaatgGAACCTCCTCCCCATTGGGCTGTCTCCCATTTAATTAACATACCATGCTCACTAGCATTTTATAACCATTATTCTCAAGATTGTCTCCTATGGGAACATCAGCTTGATACTATCAGTGACTACACATATGATTTAGAGGAGTTTTCTAATCCTCATCTCATCCCTAAATGCCAGGAAGAACATCAAGATTTAAGGGAGTTTCTTAATGGACACCCCCAAATGGTCTGATTGTGGCTTTCCTGACAGTCTTTCAACTCTCACTGCTGTCTTTCAGCCAGAGGgtacaaatatgaaatatatggTTTTATCATATCAGAATTTAACAAcattaatatgtataaatataagaGTAGAACTCCTTTTAAGCTTCACAGCCTATTGACTGCCATGTTTGTCCTGGCTGGGTCAGTCCTACTTTTTTTTAGCATGTTCAATGCAACCCTTCAAATATTTCCCCAAGCTTGTTTCATCTACTTGCAGCCACCAGCCCAGTATTATTAAAACCCAGGGGAAAGCTCCAACCTCTAGCTATTTATATTGAAGCATGTCTTAACCTGCCCTATGCTGTCCTCATGGCTAAATCATCATATAAACTTACTATATGTCATACCTCTTATAAGTCCAAATTGTGCATTATTCAATTGTACTAATTTGATCATAaccaaaagttattttatatttctgattcTTTAACAACCTTATGCTTATGTTATGCTTCCTGCTGAAATCCAGAGTTATTAATATAACTTTGTTATTTTAGCTTTAAAGAAACTGCATGCTTTAATGAGGACTAAGCGATTTATTGCCACTCTTATCCTAGGAATTCCTTTGTGTGCTGGTAATTTCTTGCAATAACATCAATTGTATGGGTACAGCCCACCTCTGCCCATCAGAGGTGACCTATCTggatcatcagagttgccatcttcattctctctgcaTGGTCTACTTTTTTCCCCTTGTCTCTTCTGTATCTGTAGTATGATGTTTTCTGCTTCTTGTGCTATTGATCATTGAATAGGAGATGTGTGCAACCACAGGGCAAAGAGAGGCAGCccggctcctctggctccacccttcttgGGCGGTTTCGGCTCACCTCCTATCACTTGACTTCCACAGATGCTTCTCACTTGGTTTGGGTTGATGAAATTTATGTTTAGGATAGTTTTATTTCCTGTAATTAAGATGTTTGCATTACAAGAGAATGCACAGGAGAGACCAAAGGAAGTGGGAGAGATGTGATGGATGAGACCTGAGTAGGTCTGGGATCTTAAGAGAACTCTTCTGCCCCCTTGTGGACATCTTTCTTCAGCACAGCCTGtgttctttcctcctcttcctcctcctcatcttcctcctcctcctcctcttcttcctcctcctcttcctcctcttcttcttcctcctccttctccatctcctcctccccccctccttctattttgttttttaatctgggTCTTCAATACTTTTGTTCTCAACACTGCCAGGGTCCAGCCCAAAGAGAATAGGTTCAAAGCAGAGGCACTGTGAGAATTAAGAAATAGAGGAGCTGGAgtattagcacagcaggtagggtgtttgctttgcaagtggctgatcctggttctatccctggtatcccatatgctcccagagcctgccaggaacaatttctgaacacagagccaggagtaacctttgagctctGCTGtatttggcccaaaacaaacaaacaaacaaacaaaaaagacaaagaaaacataatacaaacaaaaaagggaaaaatgagaTTGGTGATTTCACAGCCTCATGGGCTGAGAATCCAGCCTGTCTTCACAtacagtatttattgttccaaaccaGTAGAAACAGGAAGAAAGACAAGGATTAATAGACAGTTGCTGATCTATGCTAATCTAACCTAGCTATGTCTTTATATATCAAAGGGTTTTGGAGTGCTAATGCAAAAAAGTCTCTGTCTTCTTCTGGGAGAGGGGTAGAAAAAAGAGTGCATACAATGTTCCCACCAAACGGGCATTCCCTAAGGGTACTGGGGTTTCTGTAATTAGCAAATAAGTGTCCATAAATCACATTTTTCAGCTCTTATCTTTAGACTATCATCTTTTTAGTTAAGCATATTTATTTCCTGGATGTTTATATATGCAACAAATATTGTTTGTCTTCAATACCAAGGGGTGGGatgcagagcaatagtatagtgagtagggtgtttgccttgcactcagccaacctggattcaattctcagcatcccatatggtagttCAAGCACTAGGAGGCTTGATGATTTCTGAGGTGTTTTCTGAACTTAGATATAGGACTGAACACTGCcctgtgtagcccaaaaataaaaacaaaacaacaacaacaacagcaaatcaATACTGTGAGAGTACTCTTGTTGACGCTTGTGAAGTGAGGAGAAGAGATATGGCAGTTTCCAAAAGGAAAACTGCTTTTCATCCATCCTCTGCTATCTAGGAATGGCTGAGGTAATACAGGGCTATATATATGAGCTCGAGAAGAGCTAACCAACCTGTTTCTTAAAATGGAGACACAACCAGGGCATCCCCAGGTGTCAGACAGGGCATAAACAAGCCCGGCATACAGTTTGATTAGTCTGAAAAAGCTGATTAATTTTccacatttattcattcaaatcTCAGTTCTTAGAAATCACTAAAGCTGAAGTGTCTCTTGTAGCAGGAGCCTGTGTGTTGAAATCACCAAAACTCCAGGTggatctttcttttgtttcactttttcttatttgtttttttaataaattcattttaataatttttaatgaattctttaattgaatcaccatgagatacacagctaCAAAGCTGTTTATGATTgcgttttagtcataaaatgtacaacatgtatcctttcatcagtgcacatttcccaccaccaaagtccccagtttccctcccaactcCCACCCCTGTCCTCTCCCTcactgcctctatgacagatctcccttctcctttttttcctccttttttttcctccccctccttctcttcattcatcatcatcatcatcttcttctctgtctccttctcctcctctgccttctcctccttcttattattatcattgtcatcctcttttttcttcattttcttcttctgttgctttctcttcttcatcttcttcttcagcGCATAGTTGTTATCCAGAGAGACAATTTCTAAttataattgtcatagtggtcctttgcTGTCCTAACTATACTCCTCCaatctttgtagtgagcttctaTCCAGGAACTTCCTCttggttctcatctctattgtttctgaatattaatatCATACTATTTTATATATGCTACAAATGACTGATCATTCCATgtatatccctttccctctgactcattttgcctCTCCATAATGTGATGTTGCTTAAAGATTAATTCAGTGTAAAATCTGAAACCATTTTAGTGAATTATCTAAAATCTAAAGGATCAATTCATGGAACTTTCATTTCCATGGACATTTTACAAAGACATGCATTAGTATCAGAGAAGAGGTTGGGCAGGAAGGTTATAGGGTCAGACTTAAGAATTAGACATGGTGGCTATCTTCTGGAAGGTACCTTGCTACTTCTTTGCCTTCATCTATACTGTTGGTGACTATGTAGAAGGGATCAAGGTGGAGTAGTATGTTGTTGTGTAACTCTGATCCACTGCTGCCTGCACACTCTTTCAGCAAATGACCCCCAATCCATCAGCACTCCCAGGATAAGAGATATCTGAAGGTTGGAGATGATAAATGAGATCAGAGAGCATTGAGCAATCTTGCACTTTCCCAGGGAGGAGGCTTCTGGATTATTCACTGGGTGGATCTCTGCTCTCAGCCAGAGTCTGGTTTCACAGATCCTCTGGTGGCTACGGAAACCAGAAACTACTAGTACCTGGTATCTCAAATCTTGCTCTTCTTCTCCTCTCTAATTACTGATCCTgtactttctttcctcctctacAAATGGGAGATCAGATTCTCTACTTTTGGGGAGGGAGTATCCTTTAGTTCCAGCAAGAAGAGGACCACAGTTGGAAGAAGAGGCAGGGCTAAAGGCCACATCTGCCGGTGAACAGGATCCTTCAGCATCCTGAACTGTGGGCTGGGACAACACAGGAACAGCATAGGTAGTTCTGAGTGTACATGTGAGTGTGTTTCTTCTCTCTATCCCTGTGAATGTCTATTACTACAGGGAGCTATGAGCAGGAGATGTCCTCTGCACAAAAGCTGGGCCCTTTACCCTCAGTTACTCCCCTAACCAACTCAGAACCCAACTGGGAAAGACACTCTCTGCACTAGGATCATCTACGATGTGTTTGGAATTTTTGGATTTCTCTTCTAGGGCCACGATGCAAACTCTCCTCATCCTCAGAAGTATGCTGCTGTGGTTTCTGTTGTTCTCTGTGCTGGGTGAGTTTAAGAGCTTTTTTGTGTTTAAGAGTTCAAGCTTGTCTTCAAATCCTTGAACTTCTAACAATGGTTTTAAATAGGTTGAGGCTGTTTAACCCTAATTTTCCTCCTCTAAAAATTGAGATAAGGTTATGTATGACTTTATAAACTGATGATGGGGATCATATAAATGAAGGACGAAGCACCTGAGTTTTTTGTTATTCATCACTTACTATGACTTGCCAGTGAAAGAACTTCCTTTTCTTACTAGAAAAGGGTAAGGAAGTCAGTTGACACACAGGGCACATTTCCTGACTCCATCACTGATTAAAGACAGtcactccaaaaaaaattttgccTATATTTGTGCAGATAACTTCAAACACTTCCACTCAACTTTGACCAGATAAAGTTCCTCAACAGAGGCATCCAGGTTGTTTTCTTGGCTGATAGTCTGTTTAGAGGAACCCCCTGTTTTAGACCATTACTTAGAGCTGGTTTTGAAGAAACAGCACCACAAGCTACTCTTGAAGGTGGTTCAAGGGGCTCTGAGAGGTTCTGTAGGTGTTTGTGTCTTAGGAAGGGGTTGGTCAGGAGGCAGTTTTTGGCTGAATTTGTGTGACTGTGCTAGATGGTACTGTGATCCAGAGACCCATTGTAATATTTCCTTGCAGGTGATTCCTCCTGGGATAAATCACAAGTAAAACAAAGGTCAGATAGACTTCAAGACTTGCTTGGCAACATCTCCAAGATCAAGGAAAATGTCAAAGAGTTTATGAAAGGTGAGGAATCCATGACTGCTGTGGGTTCTCCAGAACTGTGTCTGAAATGTTCTGAGCCAGATGAGGGTATATGGGTGGAACTGAGGCGCAGAAAAGGCCACCAGAAGACTATATATATACCAACACAGATTTTTCTAGACCTTGTGTTGGTAGACAGGGCTTCCAGAGGTGCGTGGGGTGATTGAAACAGGCAGGAGGGAGTCAGCCTTTGCTCTTAGGGGACCTTCTAACAGAGGCTAGATTTTGTATCTTGTTCTCAGACTGAAAGGGATGTCGAAGGTTCCACCTGGATGAAGGTGACAAGCTGAGGGTAAGAGCAGGGAGAATCAGAAAGAATGTAGCTGGTAAGCACAGCACAGCTGGTTAGGGATGGGGTTTTTATGCTAAGTATTAGATGAGGGGGTGGCACTGCTCAGCACTTCCTGTAGGTCAGAGGTCAATGATGGGAAAGATGTTTACTGGGGGATGCAAAGCAAAGAAGGAGCTGCAAGGCAAGATCTCTGTCAGGGTGTTGttgggatgaaaaaaaaaaaacgggcatCTCTAGGGTGTCTCTGGGGAAGGATCTCTCCTGGGTGGAGGATGCAGTGCCACAATTTGTGGAGGTGGAAGATAAGAGGTGTTGCCTGCTGGCAGATATGGCCCATAAGGGAAGACCAGTGGAAGATCAGGGGGTTTATGTGGCAGCATTGTGACAAGCCCATCCCCATAACCTCCTGCTCCACAGATGTGTCCAAAGTGGTGTCTCGCGAGAATTGGACCAAATATGCCCTGAATTGCAGCACCCAGCTAGCCAGACCCGTGCGTTTCCTTATAATACACCATATCCCAGGATTGGACTGTGATAACAAAACCCTTTGCAGTCAGAGGCTGCGGGACCTACAGATGTACCATGTACACAACAACAGCCGGTGTGATGTGGCCTACAAGTGAGCATGGACAGGGCAGGCAGGGGATATCCAGGGTTCTGGACCTTATTACCCATCCCTCACCTTCCCACTCTCTCCCCCTGAATAGCAGGTATCTTgagtttaaaatgaataaaatcaatgAGCTAGAAAGAGTACAGTGGATTGGGTGTTTGACTCTCTCATAGCTAGCCTGCctttaatccttggcactacatatgctcctccaagccctccaagagtgattcctgaatgcagagccaagagtaaaacctgagtacaatcaggtgtgacccaccccacccccaattaaAAGACTAATCATATCCAGTGTCTGAGATAAGCCCAAGAAAATATCAGTTAGTGGATAGGTCTATCTCCTATTAAAAGCTGGCAAAGGGTCCTCAGTGCAGATTGAGTCAGAGTGCTGCCATTGAGTCCCTATTTTCATGTTCCACAGCTTCTTGGTTGGAGATGATGGCAGGGCATATGAAGGCGTTGGCTGGGGCATCCAAGGCATGCACACCCAGGGCTATAATAACATCTCCCTGGGCTTTGCTTTCTTCGGCACCAAGAGCGGTAATTatcacaatattattattattattattattattattattattattattatcatcacaaTAGCTACACAAGTTCTCTTGGAGTATTCTCCCACATTATGTTGTCTCCTCACTCTTTTTATTCTCCCCTGGTGATCTACTTACTTTCTCCTAAACCTCCTTTCCCTTAGCTACTTAACAGCATTCTGATACTCTTTCTACAGCTGCCCTGGTTTTGTCTTCGACCTTCCCAGCAGTTGCCTCTTCTGGCCTCATCATCTGGACTGGAAGTAGCCTTCCAGTCTTGtccttgttctcattcactttttCTTTAAGGGGGATCTGGGTTTCAGTTCTTTCCTCTGTGTCAGTGACACTACCTCTTCCTGTCTTTTACTCCTCCTTTTACCATTTACTTGAAGATTTTTCTGGACAGCTTTTTAAAGCCATTTGAGACCTCTAATCTTCTGATTCCCTTTCACTCTTCTATTCTATGCTAGGGTCACAACACTGAATTgttcccctttatttttttattattccccATAATAGCCTCTAAGATAATCTGGCTATTCTAACTCAGGTGTAGCCTAGATTTCAGAGAGTTAAGTGACCTGTGTGACAGGTCTCTGCATAAGAGACACAACACCAGCCCATAATGTCCCTTTCCTACTATTTCCTGCCTGCAGGAGGACTTCATACTCAGTCTGATGGCCTGTTTTCTTCCATTACTATCCATGATTAGGAACCCTTGTGAGCAGTGGGACCTTGTGCACCTTATACTTAGACTTTCAAATTCCATggtgaaaaatgaagttatagcATATAGCTCAGAGATTGATAGTGAAAATTAAACTAGTCACATCTCTTTTAGGCATGTCTTCAGGGAAAGTCTTTACCCGGCACCACTAAAAACTCTTTTCATTTAGGTTCTTGATTTTCAGGCCTTCTGATCTAGAGAATCAGTCTGTTCTCCATTCTTTCCCTGGCAAGAGTACAGGAGCTGACAGGCATCTCCTTTTCTGGAGGGTATTTGAAAATAGCATGCAATTGCTTGGGTATAAGTAAATTGTTGGCAAGGCCAAGAAAGTTAGGACTGAGAAGCATAGGATTAACATGGGCATGGAGCAGGAGGAAAAGGGAACCTCAACACTTATCTGGCCACACTTCCAACCCACCTCTCTGCAGTGCCCACTTGATAACTCTGCTAGAGTAAGTAGGCCCTAAATTCAACCAGCTTAGGTTTTACACAGTCTATCTTCTTTCAGGTCACAGTCCCAGCCCCGATGCCCTGTCAGCCATGGAGGGCCTGATCTCAAGCGCTATCCTGAAAGGCCACTTGTCACCCATATACCATCAACCGCTACTTGTGAAAGGTGAAAATTGCCTTGCTCCAAAGCAGAAGACGAGCCCCATGAAAGGCAAGACCTTCTTTCCTACTTGGACTTCTTCCAAAGTCATCCTTTACCCCTAAGTTCTGAATACCACAGAGCATAAGCCTTTCTAGACAAGAGATGTCTGTATTTCTCTCAGAGACTACTAGAGGGTAAAATGAATTTTCAGGTCCTTGTTTTTCCACTCTTACAACAGTGTGCCCTGACATTGTCCCACGATCTGTTTGGGGGGCAAGAGAGACCAAGTGCCCCAAGTTGACCTTACCCGCCAAGTATGCCATCATCATTCAAACTGCTGGAAGAACCTGCAACATGTCTGATGAGTGCCGCCTGCTGGCTCAAGATATCCAATCACTCTTAATGGACAAATATGGTACATGTGACACAAGCTATAAGTGAGTAAACAAAAGACAGTGAGTCCCTTGTCTCTCaggggaagaagtcaagctttgaCAGGGAAGAGAGAGTGTCTGATACTATTGAGTGCCACTCCCCAACCCCTGCAATGGGTAGTGGCTCCAGAGTAAAAGTTGTTCTATATTCAGGGATTTTGCAAGCCCATTGTTAAATCTTGATACATTAAAATTGACTGTGAGGGTAATTTTATACCATAAAATCAGCATAAATCAGGAAATAAATTAGGGCTTCCTGGAACCACAGAGACTGTACAGTTGGTAGGCACTGGTCTTGCATTCTGTGATCCTGAGTTggatcctcagcactccatatgaacccctgagaactact
Coding sequences within it:
- the PGLYRP4 gene encoding peptidoglycan recognition protein 4 — protein: MQTLLILRSMLLWFLLFSVLGDSSWDKSQVKQRSDRLQDLLGNISKIKENPIPITSCSTDVSKVVSRENWTKYALNCSTQLARPVRFLIIHHIPGLDCDNKTLCSQRLRDLQMYHVHNNSRCDVAYNFLVGDDGRAYEGVGWGIQGMHTQGYNNISLGFAFFGTKSGHSPSPDALSAMEGLISSAILKGHLSPIYHQPLLVKGENCLAPKQKTSPMKVCPDIVPRSVWGARETKCPKLTLPAKYAIIIQTAGRTCNMSDECRLLAQDIQSLLMDKYGTCDTSYNFLVGQDGAIYEGVGWNVQGYHTPGYNDIALGIAFMGTFSGTAPNAAALDAAQNLIQCAVAKGYLIPNYLLVGQSDLMSTLSPGQALYNIIKSWPHFKH